One stretch of Chryseobacterium indologenes DNA includes these proteins:
- a CDS encoding M13 family metallopeptidase, whose product MKKLTLSLFLIAGICSQNTVSAQAKTAKVAVNNTDKGLDLSLMDTSVRPQDDFYNYVSGTWMKTAKIPADKPSWGSFNKLREDTDNNSMTILNSLLKDKFTEGSEGKTIQDLYASYMNMQKRNADGIKPIQENLNKIDAIKNMADLQTYLTSVTKEGENLFYGWGVYADLKDSNMNAVYLGDATLGLGRDYYQKVNEKNTEAIAEYQKYVASMLKELGYKNADDAAKNIVNYEKSIAQTLLTNEQSRDNTLQYNPQTMAELSTLVKGVDLPAYLKKVGVNTDRVIIGELNYYKNFDKLVNAQNLPIIKDYLKFHMLNGSASYLSEKLGDMKFAFFGKYLNGQQEQRALNKRGFELINRNLGEAFGKLYVDKYFPAEAKAQMVELIDYLKKSFVVHINNLSWMSSTTKEKALKKLNKFTVKVAYPDKWKDYSKLDIVSEAKGGTLYSNLQRVGEWQYNRELAKIGKPVDKTEWGMTPQTVNAYYNPVYNEIVFPAAILQPPFFNPKADAAVNFGGIGAVIGHEMSHGFDDSGAQFDADGNLVDWWTPEDKANFEKATKSLAAQYDKYEPVKGTFVNGTFTNGENIADLGGVNIAYDALQMYLKDKGNPGKISGFTQDQRFFLSWATVWRTLSSEKYMINQVKTDPHSPGYFRSFGPLINVDAFYKAFDVKKGDKLYKAPEDRIKIW is encoded by the coding sequence ATGAAAAAACTAACGCTTTCTTTGTTTCTAATAGCAGGGATCTGCTCTCAAAATACAGTGAGTGCACAAGCTAAAACTGCTAAAGTAGCAGTAAATAATACAGATAAAGGTTTAGACCTTAGTTTAATGGATACTTCGGTACGCCCACAGGATGATTTTTATAATTATGTGAGTGGAACCTGGATGAAAACAGCTAAAATTCCAGCTGATAAACCAAGTTGGGGAAGCTTTAATAAATTGAGGGAGGATACGGATAACAATTCCATGACTATCCTGAATTCTCTTTTAAAAGATAAATTTACAGAAGGAAGTGAAGGGAAAACAATTCAGGATCTTTACGCTTCTTACATGAATATGCAGAAGAGAAATGCTGATGGAATAAAGCCTATTCAGGAAAACCTGAATAAAATTGACGCTATCAAAAACATGGCTGATCTTCAGACGTATTTAACTTCTGTAACGAAGGAAGGGGAAAACCTTTTCTACGGATGGGGTGTATATGCTGATTTAAAGGATTCTAATATGAATGCCGTTTACTTAGGAGATGCAACTCTTGGATTAGGAAGAGACTACTACCAGAAAGTAAATGAAAAAAATACGGAAGCTATTGCTGAATATCAGAAATATGTAGCTTCCATGTTGAAGGAATTAGGATATAAAAATGCTGATGATGCAGCAAAAAATATCGTTAATTATGAGAAAAGTATTGCACAGACGCTTTTAACTAATGAACAAAGCCGTGATAATACCCTTCAGTATAACCCTCAGACAATGGCTGAACTTTCTACTTTGGTAAAAGGAGTAGATCTTCCTGCTTATCTTAAAAAAGTAGGGGTAAATACAGACAGAGTAATTATTGGAGAGTTGAATTACTATAAAAACTTTGATAAGCTGGTCAATGCTCAGAACCTTCCGATCATTAAAGATTATTTGAAGTTCCACATGCTTAACGGAAGTGCTTCTTACCTGAGTGAAAAGTTAGGAGACATGAAGTTTGCATTCTTTGGAAAATACTTAAATGGTCAGCAGGAACAAAGAGCGTTGAATAAGAGAGGATTTGAATTAATCAACAGAAACTTAGGAGAAGCTTTCGGTAAATTATATGTTGACAAATACTTCCCGGCTGAAGCTAAAGCTCAGATGGTAGAATTAATTGACTATTTAAAGAAAAGTTTTGTAGTTCATATCAATAACTTGTCATGGATGTCTTCTACTACTAAGGAAAAAGCTCTTAAGAAGCTTAATAAATTCACAGTAAAAGTAGCTTATCCGGATAAATGGAAAGATTATTCAAAATTAGACATCGTTTCGGAAGCCAAAGGAGGTACATTATACAGCAACCTACAGCGTGTTGGAGAATGGCAGTATAATAGAGAACTGGCAAAAATCGGAAAACCGGTAGATAAAACAGAATGGGGAATGACTCCGCAAACTGTAAATGCTTACTATAACCCTGTATATAACGAAATCGTATTCCCAGCTGCAATCCTTCAGCCGCCATTCTTTAACCCTAAAGCTGATGCTGCTGTGAATTTCGGAGGAATTGGTGCAGTTATCGGTCACGAAATGAGCCACGGATTTGATGATTCAGGAGCTCAGTTTGATGCAGACGGTAACCTGGTAGACTGGTGGACACCGGAAGATAAAGCGAACTTCGAAAAAGCTACAAAATCGCTAGCTGCTCAGTATGATAAATATGAGCCGGTAAAAGGAACATTTGTAAACGGTACCTTCACAAACGGTGAAAACATCGCTGATTTAGGTGGTGTGAATATCGCTTATGATGCTCTTCAAATGTACTTAAAAGATAAAGGAAACCCAGGAAAAATCAGTGGATTCACTCAGGATCAGAGATTCTTCCTAAGCTGGGCAACCGTTTGGAGAACTTTATCAAGTGAAAAATATATGATTAACCAAGTGAAGACAGACCCGCACTCTCCGGGTTACTTCAGAAGCTTCGGTCCGTTAATCAATGTTGACGCATTCTACAAAGCATTCGACGTTAAAAAAGGAGACAAATTATACAAAGCTCCGGAGGACAGAATCAAAATCTGGTAA
- a CDS encoding M13 family metallopeptidase, which yields MRKLILSLSLITGICTQNLVNAQAKTIKTAVKITDKGLDLAAMDTSVRPQDDFYNYVNGTWMKTAQIPSDKPAWGSFDKLAEDTDNNSMTILNSLLTDKFAAGSEGKKIQDLYTSYMNMQKRNADGIKPIQEKLNKIDAIKNLTDLQNYLISATKDGDNNFYSWSVSADRKSSKMNAVYLGVPALGLWGRDYYQKVNEKNTEALAEYQKYVALMLKELGYTNADEAAKGVVEYEKSIANTYLTNEQSRDNTLQYNPQTMAELSGLVKGIDLPAYLKKAGVNTDKVIIGELNYYKNLDQLINAKKLPVIKDYMKFHLINGNAAYLSEKLDAANFNFFGKYLFGQQEQRALNKRGLEFINRNIGEAFGKLYVEKYFPAESKAQMVELIDYLKKSFAVHIKNLTWMSPATKERAMDKLNKFSVKVGYPDQWKDYSTLEIIPGGSLYSNLQNIAAWNYSKKLEKIGKPVDRSEWGMTPQTVNAYYRAVNNEIVFPAAILQPPFFNPKADAAVNFGGIGAVIGHEISHGFDDSGAQFDGDGNLVDWWMPEDKANFEKATKALAAQYDKYEPVKGSFINGIHTNGENIGDLGGVAVAYDALQMYLKDKGNPEKISGFTPSQRFFMSWATVWKTKASDKYLLLQIKIDKHSPGYLRSFAPLINIDAFYNAFDVKKGDKLYKAPEDRIRIW from the coding sequence ATGAGAAAACTGATACTTTCCCTATCCTTAATCACAGGGATATGCACTCAGAATTTGGTGAATGCACAGGCAAAAACGATTAAGACAGCAGTAAAGATTACAGATAAAGGTTTAGACCTTGCCGCAATGGATACTTCAGTACGTCCACAGGATGATTTCTATAATTATGTGAACGGAACCTGGATGAAAACAGCTCAAATCCCTTCAGACAAACCTGCTTGGGGAAGCTTTGATAAACTTGCAGAAGATACAGATAACAACTCTATGACGATTCTGAATTCTCTTCTGACCGATAAATTTGCTGCAGGAAGCGAAGGCAAAAAAATCCAGGATCTTTATACTTCCTACATGAATATGCAGAAGAGAAATGCTGATGGAATTAAACCTATTCAGGAAAAACTGAATAAAATTGATGCTATTAAAAACCTTACTGATCTTCAGAACTATTTGATTTCTGCCACAAAAGACGGTGATAACAATTTCTATAGTTGGTCTGTAAGTGCAGATCGTAAAAGCTCTAAGATGAATGCCGTTTACTTAGGAGTTCCTGCTTTAGGACTTTGGGGAAGAGATTATTACCAGAAAGTGAATGAGAAGAATACTGAAGCTCTTGCAGAATATCAGAAGTATGTAGCTTTAATGCTCAAAGAATTAGGATATACCAATGCAGATGAAGCTGCAAAAGGAGTTGTAGAATATGAAAAAAGCATTGCAAACACCTATCTTACGAATGAACAGAGTCGAGATAATACGCTTCAGTATAATCCACAGACGATGGCTGAACTTTCTGGTCTGGTAAAAGGAATAGATCTTCCTGCCTATCTTAAAAAAGCAGGAGTAAACACAGATAAAGTAATTATTGGAGAACTGAACTATTATAAAAATCTGGATCAGTTAATCAATGCGAAAAAACTTCCGGTAATTAAAGATTATATGAAATTCCATCTGATTAATGGAAATGCAGCTTATTTAAGTGAAAAGCTGGATGCTGCTAATTTTAATTTCTTTGGAAAATATTTATTTGGGCAGCAGGAACAGAGAGCATTGAATAAAAGAGGACTTGAATTCATTAATAGAAATATTGGCGAAGCATTCGGTAAGCTCTATGTTGAAAAATACTTTCCTGCAGAATCCAAAGCACAGATGGTGGAGCTCATTGATTATTTAAAGAAAAGCTTTGCCGTTCACATCAAAAACTTAACATGGATGTCACCCGCTACTAAAGAGAGAGCCATGGATAAACTTAATAAATTTAGTGTAAAAGTGGGCTATCCGGATCAATGGAAAGACTATTCAACATTAGAAATTATTCCGGGAGGCTCTTTATACAGCAATCTTCAGAATATTGCTGCCTGGAATTACAGTAAAAAACTGGAGAAAATAGGAAAACCTGTAGACAGGTCAGAATGGGGAATGACTCCACAAACCGTAAATGCGTATTACAGAGCGGTGAATAATGAAATCGTATTTCCGGCAGCCATCCTTCAGCCTCCATTCTTTAATCCGAAAGCAGATGCCGCTGTGAATTTCGGTGGAATCGGTGCGGTAATCGGTCATGAAATAAGCCATGGATTCGATGATTCAGGAGCCCAGTTTGATGGTGACGGAAACTTGGTAGACTGGTGGATGCCTGAAGATAAAGCCAATTTTGAGAAAGCAACAAAAGCACTTGCTGCCCAATATGACAAGTACGAACCGGTAAAAGGATCTTTCATCAACGGGATCCATACAAACGGTGAAAATATTGGAGACTTAGGTGGTGTAGCGGTAGCTTATGATGCTCTTCAGATGTATTTAAAAGATAAAGGAAACCCAGAAAAAATTAGTGGATTTACTCCAAGCCAGAGATTTTTTATGAGCTGGGCAACCGTATGGAAAACAAAAGCTTCAGATAAATATCTGCTTCTTCAGATCAAGATTGATAAGCATTCTCCGGGATATCTCAGAAGTTTTGCCCCGTTAATCAATATTGATGCATTCTACAATGCCTTCGATGTGAAAAAAGGAGATAAATTATACAAAGCTCCGGAAGATAGAATTAGAATCTGGTAA
- a CDS encoding M13 family metallopeptidase, translating into MKKLNIGILAFSGIVLLNSCGAAKTAGTETKTEAAAKVTTPVKEEVKEEGINLSYMDTAVRPQDDFFSYVNGNWVKTTQIPSDKANWGSFNALRENVDDASLDILNKILTETYPAGSEGQKIQSLYASFMDTAKRNADGLSPIKADLAKIDAIKNLNDLQKYLVEATKLGDNSFYGWRAGADMKNSKMNAVYLGGPDLGLGRDYYQKVNEANTKTLGQYQAYVGKLFGVLGYKNSTQAAQNVVDFEKQLANYLLTLEQNRDANLRYNPKNVSELSGVVKNVDLAKYLKEAGVNTDRVIIGELKYYQNMDQFITQKNLPLLKDYLKYHLINGNASNLDENLEKIRFDFYAKDLQGQKEQRPMNKRGLTLVNGVLGEAFGKLYVEKYFTPEAKEQMETYIDYLLKSFKTHIANIDWMSPETKVKAQEKLSKFTVKIAYPDKWKDYSQLKVESPKQGGSLYANLQNVSAWQYQRNLDKVGKPVDKTEWGMSPQTVNAYYSGSNNEIVFPAAILQPPFYNPKADAAVNFGGIGAVIGHEISHGFDDSGSRFDGDGNLNNWWTDADRKNFDAKVAQLAAQYSAYEPVKGSFVNGKFTSGENIGDLGGVAVAYDALQMYLKDKGNPGKISGFTQDQRFFMSWATVWRTKATNEYMINQVKTDPHSPGMYRAFGPLVNQDSFIKAFDIKPGDKMYKAPEDRIKIW; encoded by the coding sequence ATGAAAAAGCTAAATATTGGGATACTTGCCTTTTCGGGTATAGTATTACTAAATTCGTGTGGTGCAGCAAAGACTGCAGGGACAGAGACAAAAACAGAGGCTGCTGCAAAAGTTACAACGCCGGTAAAAGAAGAAGTGAAAGAGGAGGGGATTAATCTATCTTATATGGATACAGCTGTCCGTCCGCAGGATGACTTTTTTAGCTATGTGAACGGAAATTGGGTGAAGACAACTCAGATTCCTTCAGATAAAGCCAATTGGGGATCTTTCAATGCTTTGAGAGAAAATGTAGATGATGCTTCATTGGATATTTTAAATAAAATTCTTACCGAAACATATCCTGCAGGTTCTGAAGGACAGAAGATCCAAAGTTTGTACGCTTCCTTTATGGATACTGCTAAAAGAAATGCAGATGGATTAAGTCCTATAAAAGCAGATCTTGCAAAAATTGATGCTATTAAAAACCTAAATGATCTTCAAAAATATCTTGTAGAAGCTACCAAACTGGGAGATAATTCATTCTATGGATGGAGAGCCGGAGCAGATATGAAAAACTCTAAGATGAATGCTGTATATCTTGGTGGCCCTGATCTTGGTTTAGGAAGAGATTATTATCAGAAAGTAAACGAAGCCAATACTAAGACATTAGGACAATATCAGGCTTATGTTGGAAAATTATTCGGCGTCCTAGGCTATAAAAATTCTACTCAGGCTGCGCAGAATGTGGTAGATTTTGAAAAACAGCTGGCCAATTACTTACTGACACTGGAGCAGAACAGAGATGCCAATTTAAGATATAATCCTAAAAACGTTTCTGAATTATCCGGAGTGGTGAAAAATGTTGATCTTGCCAAATATCTTAAAGAGGCAGGAGTAAATACAGACAGAGTAATCATCGGAGAACTGAAATACTACCAGAACATGGATCAGTTCATTACACAGAAAAATTTACCTCTGTTAAAAGACTATCTGAAATATCACCTGATTAACGGTAATGCAAGCAACCTTGACGAAAATCTTGAGAAGATCAGATTTGATTTCTATGCAAAAGATTTACAAGGACAGAAAGAACAACGTCCTATGAACAAAAGAGGCTTAACACTTGTGAATGGTGTTTTGGGTGAAGCATTCGGGAAATTATATGTAGAGAAATATTTTACTCCGGAAGCCAAAGAGCAAATGGAAACTTACATTGATTACCTTTTAAAATCATTTAAAACCCATATCGCCAATATTGATTGGATGTCTCCTGAAACAAAAGTAAAAGCTCAGGAAAAGTTATCCAAGTTTACGGTAAAGATTGCATATCCGGACAAATGGAAAGACTACAGCCAGTTAAAAGTAGAATCTCCAAAACAAGGAGGATCATTATATGCTAACTTACAAAATGTATCTGCTTGGCAATACCAAAGAAATTTAGATAAAGTAGGAAAACCGGTGGATAAAACAGAATGGGGAATGTCTCCGCAAACAGTAAATGCTTACTATAGCGGATCAAATAACGAAATCGTATTCCCGGCAGCAATCCTTCAGCCTCCTTTCTACAATCCTAAAGCAGATGCAGCAGTAAACTTCGGTGGAATTGGTGCAGTAATCGGTCACGAGATCTCTCATGGGTTTGATGACAGTGGTTCCCGCTTTGATGGTGACGGAAATCTCAACAACTGGTGGACGGATGCGGACCGTAAGAACTTTGATGCAAAAGTAGCTCAGCTAGCTGCTCAGTACAGTGCTTACGAACCGGTAAAAGGAAGCTTTGTAAACGGTAAATTTACAAGTGGAGAAAACATCGGTGATTTAGGTGGAGTAGCAGTAGCTTACGACGCTCTTCAGATGTACCTTAAAGATAAAGGAAACCCTGGAAAGATCAGCGGGTTCACCCAGGATCAGAGATTCTTTATGAGCTGGGCTACCGTTTGGAGAACAAAAGCTACCAATGAATATATGATTAACCAGGTAAAAACAGATCCACACTCTCCGGGAATGTACAGAGCTTTCGGACCATTGGTGAACCAGGATTCATTTATCAAAGCATTTGATATCAAACCGGGAGATAAAATGTACAAGGCTCCTGAAGACAGAATAAAAATTTGGTAA
- a CDS encoding CinA family nicotinamide mononucleotide deamidase-related protein, with product MEKAVLITIGDEILSGNTVDTNSNFIASELKNIGIKVVQIFTISDEIDTIKNTLNTAFELGDLVITTGGLGPTRDDKTKKALAEFFNDEIALDEVTFNHLKGYMERRGRADILERNKEQAFVPTKSIVFQNHFGTAPCMMMELDGKLSYSLPGVPYEVKPLIKDQIIPYLQEKFNLNYIHSRIVSVVGIPESILADTIEDWELALPENISLSYLPVGTRVKLRITSSGDNEEVLKQQTENEIQKLLPLVRDNVIAVYEDKIENILAEILTERKLTISTAESCTGGELAKMITSVSGSSKYYLGGMVAYATEKKIKILNVSRETVEQFTVVSEQVAQEMAKGCQELFDTDISLSTTGVAGPGKGEDGKDIGTVFYTIRIKNQEVTSKLYMPHLERLDFMNFVSQKVIQDLVGLLISQ from the coding sequence ATGGAAAAAGCAGTCCTGATCACTATTGGTGACGAAATCCTTTCCGGAAATACGGTAGATACCAATTCCAATTTTATTGCCTCTGAATTGAAGAACATCGGGATAAAGGTTGTACAGATCTTTACCATTTCAGACGAAATAGACACCATTAAAAACACATTAAATACAGCTTTTGAACTGGGTGATCTTGTCATTACAACCGGCGGACTAGGTCCAACAAGGGATGATAAAACCAAAAAAGCACTGGCTGAATTTTTCAATGACGAAATTGCGTTGGATGAGGTGACTTTTAATCATCTGAAAGGATACATGGAAAGACGCGGAAGAGCAGATATTCTGGAAAGAAATAAAGAACAGGCCTTTGTACCTACTAAATCAATTGTTTTTCAAAATCATTTCGGTACCGCACCCTGTATGATGATGGAGCTGGATGGAAAACTGAGCTATAGTTTACCCGGTGTTCCTTATGAAGTAAAACCATTGATAAAAGATCAGATTATTCCTTATTTACAGGAAAAATTTAATCTTAATTATATTCACTCAAGAATTGTTTCCGTAGTGGGGATTCCGGAGAGCATTCTTGCGGACACTATTGAAGACTGGGAGCTTGCCCTTCCTGAAAATATATCATTGTCTTACCTTCCGGTAGGAACCAGGGTAAAGTTGAGAATAACATCATCAGGAGACAATGAAGAAGTTTTGAAACAACAAACAGAAAATGAGATACAGAAACTGCTTCCTCTTGTCAGGGATAATGTAATTGCAGTGTATGAAGATAAAATAGAGAATATTCTGGCTGAAATTCTCACTGAAAGAAAACTCACTATTTCAACTGCAGAGAGCTGTACTGGCGGAGAGCTAGCGAAAATGATCACTTCAGTTTCCGGAAGCTCAAAATATTATCTTGGAGGAATGGTTGCCTACGCTACAGAGAAAAAAATTAAAATTTTAAATGTTTCCAGAGAGACGGTGGAACAGTTCACGGTAGTCAGCGAGCAGGTAGCTCAGGAAATGGCAAAAGGCTGTCAGGAATTGTTTGATACTGATATTTCTCTTTCCACTACCGGTGTGGCTGGCCCAGGAAAAGGAGAAGACGGTAAGGATATAGGAACCGTTTTCTATACCATACGGATTAAGAATCAGGAAGTAACCTCAAAATTATATATGCCTCATCTGGAAAGACTTGACTTTATGAATTTTGTTTCCCAAAAGGTTATTCAGGATCTTGTGGGACTTTTGATAAGTCAATAA
- a CDS encoding polysaccharide deacetylase family protein, with translation MENSKQIFQTNSKKRWKSVQWGSRFFIFIAALLLLALGLMMALDKSPKIPFKEDYKAVITANKPYLQENKISKEYKGFRNFISEKTIHTNLAKIEKARAERLKNQNRSWAQFPGGIRSAFYVAWDPQSLMSLKRNIRHVNLVFPEWFFLDPKTGDLKTNVDPEGYKIIKRTGVAAMPILSNNSNQEFRAEGLGKVLNDPQKRTALIQKLTQQCLKYHFKGINIDFEDMNLNSDENLIAFMKELSGTFKQNQLLVTMDIMTDNDDYNIPRLDPYVDYFVLMAYDEYSAGSDAGPVSSQKWIEEQTGKMVKQTSPHKIILGLGAYGYDWSSNKDDNTSVTYMQAITKASASKAVIDFNDNTFNLNYSYTDSKNNTHTVFFNDAASIFNTMRFSSEYPLAGTALWRLGSEDSRIWNFYDKDLTFAGLSQLNLKTLENVKGQTMVDYIGDGEVLDVLNTPHDGKIALEIDPKEKIITDENYITYPSSYEVKKYGSAPQKELVLTFDDGPDETYTPQVLDILSKYHVPAAFFLVGLNAEKNLPLVKRIYREGHEIGNHTFTHENVAKVSPERALLEMKLTRLLIECVTGHSTILFRAPYNADSEPTTSEEIIPVALARQQNYLDIGENIDPEDWQPGIKADEIVKRVMDGIKKERGNIILLHDAGGDTREETVKALKILIPTLQKQGYHFTNLTSILHKSKSELMPEVPKTRSYYIMQLNLVLATVIYGVSHFLVALFTIFIVLGLIRLLLMAYWAFKERKKEKKLGEFPMLESYPKVSIIVPAYNEEVNIVSSLHNLLKQSYPNFNIIMVDDGSKDSTYEKAKEAFPNHPKLEIFTKTNGGKATALNYGISLTDAEYVVCIDADTKLQQDAVKYLIARFLNADSEEKIAAVAGNVKVGNTVNWLTKWQAIEYTTSQNFDRLAYANINAITVIPGAIGAFKRSVVLEAGGYSSDTLAEDCDITVKILKAGYTVANENRAVAVTEAPESVKQFLKQRFRWTYGIMQMFWKQRQTFLNPKYKGLGLWAMPNILLFQYIIPFFSPLADVIMFFGILSGNGSKIFSYYLIFLLVDASLALIAFIMQREKLGNLLYIIPQRFGYRWLMYIVLFKSLRKALKGEMQSWGFLKRTGNVKEIATS, from the coding sequence GTGGAAAATTCCAAACAGATTTTTCAGACTAACAGCAAAAAACGCTGGAAAAGTGTACAATGGGGAAGCCGTTTCTTTATTTTTATAGCGGCACTCCTTTTGTTAGCTTTAGGACTGATGATGGCTCTGGACAAAAGTCCGAAAATCCCTTTTAAAGAAGATTATAAAGCGGTTATTACAGCCAATAAACCTTATCTTCAGGAGAATAAAATTTCCAAAGAATACAAAGGATTCAGAAACTTTATTTCTGAAAAAACAATTCATACCAATCTGGCCAAGATTGAAAAAGCGAGAGCTGAAAGACTTAAAAATCAAAACAGAAGCTGGGCGCAGTTTCCTGGGGGGATTCGGTCTGCATTCTATGTGGCATGGGATCCACAGTCTCTGATGTCTTTAAAACGAAATATCAGACACGTCAATCTGGTTTTTCCCGAATGGTTTTTTCTTGATCCTAAAACAGGAGACCTGAAAACCAATGTTGACCCAGAAGGATACAAAATAATCAAAAGAACAGGAGTGGCAGCCATGCCTATTTTGAGTAATAATTCTAATCAGGAATTCCGTGCAGAAGGACTAGGGAAAGTGCTTAATGATCCCCAAAAAAGAACTGCTCTTATCCAAAAGCTTACCCAGCAGTGCCTGAAATACCATTTCAAAGGGATCAATATCGACTTTGAGGATATGAATCTTAATTCTGATGAAAACCTGATTGCTTTTATGAAAGAGCTTTCAGGAACTTTTAAACAGAATCAACTGTTGGTAACGATGGATATTATGACAGATAATGATGATTATAATATTCCCAGATTAGATCCTTATGTAGACTATTTTGTACTGATGGCTTATGATGAATACTCTGCCGGCAGTGATGCAGGACCTGTTTCTTCACAGAAATGGATCGAAGAGCAAACAGGAAAAATGGTTAAGCAAACTTCTCCGCATAAAATTATTCTGGGGCTGGGAGCTTATGGTTATGACTGGAGCTCTAATAAAGATGATAATACTTCAGTTACTTATATGCAGGCTATCACCAAAGCCAGCGCGAGTAAGGCTGTAATTGATTTTAATGACAATACCTTTAATCTGAATTATTCCTATACAGATTCTAAAAATAATACCCACACTGTATTTTTTAATGATGCCGCTTCCATTTTCAATACTATGCGTTTCTCTTCTGAATATCCATTGGCAGGAACGGCCCTTTGGAGACTGGGAAGTGAAGACAGCAGAATCTGGAACTTCTATGACAAGGATCTTACATTTGCAGGGCTTTCTCAATTGAATCTGAAAACACTGGAGAATGTAAAAGGGCAAACCATGGTGGATTATATCGGAGATGGGGAAGTGTTGGATGTACTGAATACCCCTCACGACGGTAAAATAGCACTGGAAATAGATCCGAAAGAGAAAATTATTACAGACGAAAATTATATTACCTATCCAAGTTCTTATGAAGTGAAAAAATACGGGAGTGCCCCGCAAAAAGAGCTGGTATTGACATTTGATGATGGACCGGATGAAACGTACACCCCGCAGGTATTGGATATATTGTCCAAATATCATGTTCCGGCAGCCTTCTTTCTGGTAGGTTTAAATGCAGAAAAGAACCTTCCGCTTGTTAAAAGAATCTATCGTGAAGGTCACGAAATAGGAAATCACACTTTTACCCATGAAAATGTAGCGAAAGTAAGCCCGGAAAGAGCATTGCTTGAAATGAAACTGACCAGACTTCTGATTGAATGTGTAACAGGACACAGTACTATTCTTTTTCGTGCTCCATATAACGCAGATTCTGAGCCTACCACTTCAGAAGAAATTATTCCTGTGGCCTTGGCAAGACAGCAAAATTATCTGGATATCGGTGAAAATATTGACCCTGAAGACTGGCAGCCAGGAATAAAAGCGGATGAAATTGTAAAACGCGTAATGGATGGAATCAAAAAGGAGAGAGGAAATATTATCCTGCTTCACGATGCTGGTGGTGATACGAGAGAAGAAACAGTAAAAGCGCTGAAAATTTTAATTCCAACTCTTCAGAAACAAGGCTATCATTTTACCAACCTTACCAGTATTCTGCATAAGAGTAAAAGTGAACTGATGCCTGAAGTTCCTAAGACAAGATCTTATTATATTATGCAGCTTAATCTGGTACTGGCCACTGTGATTTATGGGGTAAGTCACTTTTTAGTAGCACTGTTTACCATTTTCATTGTGCTGGGATTGATAAGATTATTGTTAATGGCTTACTGGGCTTTTAAAGAAAGAAAAAAAGAGAAAAAACTGGGTGAATTTCCAATGCTGGAATCTTATCCAAAGGTTTCCATCATTGTGCCGGCGTATAATGAGGAAGTGAATATTGTTTCTTCACTGCATAATCTCTTGAAACAATCCTATCCGAATTTTAATATCATTATGGTAGATGACGGAAGTAAGGATTCAACTTATGAAAAGGCTAAAGAAGCATTTCCAAATCATCCGAAACTGGAAATATTCACCAAAACAAATGGTGGAAAAGCAACTGCCCTGAACTACGGAATATCACTTACAGATGCTGAATATGTAGTATGTATAGATGCAGATACCAAGTTACAGCAAGATGCCGTGAAATACCTGATTGCAAGATTCCTGAACGCAGATTCAGAAGAAAAAATAGCCGCAGTAGCTGGAAATGTGAAGGTAGGAAATACGGTGAACTGGCTCACCAAATGGCAGGCAATAGAATATACTACAAGTCAGAATTTTGACAGATTAGCCTATGCCAATATCAATGCTATTACGGTAATTCCGGGAGCCATTGGTGCGTTTAAGAGATCAGTAGTTCTGGAAGCAGGAGGCTATTCATCAGATACCCTTGCTGAAGATTGTGATATTACAGTAAAAATATTAAAAGCGGGCTATACCGTTGCGAATGAAAACAGAGCAGTTGCCGTAACAGAAGCTCCGGAAAGTGTAAAACAGTTTCTGAAACAACGTTTTCGCTGGACTTACGGAATTATGCAGATGTTCTGGAAACAGAGACAAACCTTCCTTAACCCCAAATATAAAGGATTGGGACTTTGGGCCATGCCGAATATTTTATTGTTCCAATACATTATTCCATTCTTCTCCCCATTGGCAGATGTGATTATGTTCTTTGGAATCTTATCAGGAAACGGAAGTAAAATATTCAGCTATTATCTGATCTTCCTTTTGGTGGATGCCTCTCTGGCATTGATTGCATTTATCATGCAGCGGGAAAAATTAGGGAATTTGCTCTATATTATTCCACAAAGATTCGGGTACAGATGGCTGATGTATATTGTATTGTTTAAAAGTTTAAGAAAAGCATTGAAAGGCGAAATGCAGTCCTGGGGTTTCCTGAAACGCACAGGAAATGTAAAAGAGATAGCAACATCTTAA